Proteins from a single region of Pseudomonas sp. 10S4:
- a CDS encoding c-type cytochrome encodes MKILFIASLGVLSLIQTSLSFADNVNGKNLYLQRCTMCHGVDLKATGPLANKSNPPTPDLTTSAFKKRLNDYPGVIVSSIILRPNGDLIPKTLRENGVKLSPYSWRINDLRDLNQYMNGVISKNR; translated from the coding sequence ATGAAAATATTATTCATCGCTTCGCTAGGGGTTTTATCGCTAATTCAAACATCACTATCCTTCGCGGATAATGTTAATGGAAAAAATCTCTATTTGCAGCGATGCACCATGTGCCACGGAGTAGATCTCAAAGCAACAGGACCATTGGCTAATAAAAGCAATCCTCCAACACCTGATCTAACAACATCCGCTTTCAAAAAACGATTAAATGATTATCCGGGCGTGATTGTTTCGTCGATAATACTTCGTCCAAATGGAGACTTGATTCCAAAAACTTTGCGAGAGAATGGTGTAAAGCTATCGCCGTACTCATGGAGGATTAATGATCTGCGCGATTTAAACCAATACATGAATGGTGTGATTTCAAAAAATCGATGA
- a CDS encoding sel1 repeat family protein: protein MFLRLKARAGYWLARRLFHWSWFVRQPRGWKWLEGQFARMANLGNVGAQSFYGHILTFRGVGLGAREEGVRLLRLAALAGDGKAAYQIGVISLAGTPSKAPDPVEAARFWRIAVQAGHPLAEIKLKGLVSGDTAH from the coding sequence GTGTTTTTACGCCTCAAAGCGCGGGCCGGTTACTGGCTGGCCCGCCGGTTGTTTCATTGGTCATGGTTTGTGCGACAGCCCCGAGGCTGGAAATGGCTCGAGGGCCAATTCGCCCGCATGGCCAACCTCGGCAATGTCGGCGCCCAGAGCTTCTATGGCCACATCCTGACCTTTCGCGGTGTTGGGCTTGGTGCTCGTGAGGAAGGCGTGCGATTGCTGCGTTTGGCGGCGTTGGCGGGGGATGGCAAAGCGGCGTATCAGATTGGGGTGATCAGTTTGGCGGGGACGCCGAGCAAAGCGCCGGACCCGGTGGAGGCCGCGCGGTTTTGGCGGATTGCGGTGCAGGCTGGGCATCCGTTGGCGGAGATCAAGTTGAAAGGGTTGGTGAGTGGCGATACTGCGCATTAA
- a CDS encoding YkvA family protein, with product MKAPWNFARFLPLAGRLLARGRLPTLLFAVASKSASQGGRLGKLKDDLRLLQALCLAYWRGEYRAISRKSMLIVVAGLMYFLSPLDAIPDFIPVFGMLDDIAVLAWVMKTLDDELNAFRAWRDRQLPEKLASVERLPDTPEQLQLQGPKDD from the coding sequence ATGAAAGCACCCTGGAATTTCGCTCGATTCCTGCCACTGGCCGGTCGCTTGTTGGCCAGAGGTCGATTGCCGACCCTGCTGTTTGCCGTGGCCAGCAAAAGTGCCAGCCAGGGCGGTCGCCTGGGTAAGCTCAAGGATGACCTGCGCCTGTTGCAGGCCCTGTGCCTGGCCTACTGGCGCGGCGAGTACCGGGCCATCAGCCGCAAATCGATGCTGATCGTGGTGGCTGGCCTGATGTACTTCCTCAGCCCTTTGGACGCCATTCCGGATTTCATCCCGGTTTTCGGCATGCTCGACGACATCGCAGTGCTCGCCTGGGTCATGAAAACCCTCGACGACGAACTCAATGCCTTCCGTGCCTGGCGCGATCGTCAGCTGCCGGAGAAGCTGGCGTCGGTCGAGCGACTGCCCGATACCCCGGAGCAACTTCAGCTTCAGGGCCCCAAAGATGACTGA
- a CDS encoding low molecular weight protein tyrosine phosphatase family protein: MTNLLFVCSRNQWRSPTAEAIWRRRPGFDARSAGTSPSARKPIGPADIRWADVIFVMERKHLHRLQAGYARLLEYKRIYCLDIPDDYQFMDSELVDMLEEAVTACLAK; this comes from the coding sequence GTGACTAACCTCCTGTTCGTCTGCAGCCGTAACCAATGGCGTAGCCCCACTGCGGAAGCGATCTGGCGCCGCCGCCCCGGCTTCGATGCTCGCTCGGCGGGCACTAGCCCAAGCGCACGTAAACCCATCGGCCCGGCGGATATCCGCTGGGCCGATGTAATCTTCGTCATGGAGCGCAAACACCTGCATCGTCTTCAGGCAGGATACGCCCGGTTGCTGGAATACAAGCGGATTTACTGTCTGGATATTCCTGATGATTACCAATTCATGGATTCGGAATTGGTGGACATGCTTGAGGAAGCGGTGACGGCCTGCCTTGCTAAATAG
- a CDS encoding helix-turn-helix domain-containing protein, producing MDIQIITREGEPEYAVLPWAQYQALLKAAGIEQQPPRAAVERPAVVADQILPGLDQLRKLREGKGIAIEALARTVGISPSYLALIESGERQPDAAIRRSLAWELTVPGWRDES from the coding sequence ATGGATATTCAGATAATCACACGCGAAGGCGAGCCCGAATATGCGGTTCTACCTTGGGCTCAGTACCAGGCTTTACTGAAAGCAGCAGGCATCGAGCAACAACCGCCAAGGGCCGCCGTAGAGCGTCCGGCAGTCGTTGCAGACCAGATCCTTCCGGGTCTGGATCAACTCCGCAAATTGCGCGAAGGGAAGGGCATCGCCATTGAGGCGCTCGCCCGCACGGTAGGCATCAGCCCGTCTTATCTGGCCTTGATCGAAAGTGGCGAGCGTCAACCCGACGCTGCGATTCGCCGCAGCCTGGCCTGGGAATTGACGGTGCCAGGGTGGAGGGATGAATCGTGA